The DNA window GAATTCGATCGGTCTGATTCGCATGCACCGCATCTGGAGCCGACGTCGGACTCTCAGCAACCTCGATATCGATCGATACTCCCGCCAGGCTCTCATGGGCACTGGTCCGAGTGTATTCGTCAACCGATGATGGCAACACGCTCCCAGCGTGACCATCGCCCAAACTTGATTCTTCGCTGGCAGCAAGCGCACCGTACCCATGAGCCGGCTGAGTCGACGGTCCTGAATGACCTGAAGTGCTCGCAGAAGTCGCAGCTGCTGGCACGCGGACAGAATCGTCGCCGCCTCCCGACCCTGGAATATCATCGTCGGCTGAAAGCTGTGCGTCCTCTACCCGTTCCGACTGTTCTGAATCTTTGGCGTCGGGGGACTTCTTGGCTTTGTCGAGAACGAGTTTGATCACAAACTTGAGGGTATCGAAAACTCCGACTCCATTGGGTGCCGCGGCTTCGAATACCGGCCAACCGAGCTCGTTCATGAGCTGATTCAGTTCGTCAACCGACATCACATCCGGCAGATCGCGCTTGTTGTACTGAAGCACTATCGGGATGCTGCTCAGTTCGACACCGTATTCAGCGAGGTTCTCTTTGAGGTTGTTCAGGCTTTCCACGTTTTCATCAGCCTTGGCGCGCTGACTGTCAGCCACAAATATTATCCCGTCCACACCTCTCAGGACGAGTTTGCGAGTGGCGTTGTAGAAAACCTGTCCAGGCACGGTGTAAATCTGAAACTTGGTCGTAAATCCGTTGATATCTCCGATGTTAATCGGCAGAAAATCGAAATAGAGTGTTCGGTCGGCATCGGTAGCAAGGCTTATAAGATCGCCCCTTGTTTTTCCCGGGACCTTGCTGTGGATATATTGCAGGTTGGTCGTCTTGCCGGATAATCCCGGACCATAGAAGACGATTTTGCAACTGACTTCGCGAGTATTATAATTGATGACTACCATGAATGATGTGCCCTTCTCACACAGTCTTAATTCTTGACATTGCATGCTTCATTTCGAGTCGAATCAACCCGATGTTGACTTCGGGATCGGCTGTGACAACGAGAATGCCGGTCTCATTGGAAGACATGAACAGCTTTCCGTTCGCTGCCTCGATCGTAATCTGCGAAAGTTCCTCATCACTCAGTCGTTCGAGCGATTTGTTAACATTTGCGGTAATTGATGCCGCAATAGCACCGACGGTCTCGTCCTGGAAACGTGCGTCGAGATCGGCTGCTATCACGATGCCGTCATGCCCGACTACCATAGATCCGGTCACACCGCTGGTGCGATTGATATCTTCAAGAACATCATACATAGTATTCCTCCGGAACCCTTTGAAAGCTCGCGTCTGGGTATTTAGTCTCAAATGTTTTCTTTATCATTTCAACCGCCTGGCTGATTCGCACCTTCTCGAGCTCCTCAGACTGACGATCAGCGCCTACTAAGAGCCACATTCCGCAAACCTGCACCGAATGGAGCCTGTATGTGTCCAGTGAAAGGTCGAATCCCTGCAGCACCAGATTCCCGGCCCTGAGTAGCGTTGACTGAACTTGCTCACTGAGCAGGCGCCCTATGGGTGCCCACACATCACGATGTACAAGCTCATCGCCGGCGTACGCAACCGGCAGGCCTTCCGTATCAAGCAGCACGCAGAACCGCACCGCCGACAACTCGAAGACGTGTTCAACAGCATGGTCGAAACTCTTCGGCGAAGATTCAAATGTGTCAACGGCCGGCTGCATCGGGATCACGCGTCCCCTCAGGGGGTTCTTCGATACGTATTCCGGTTCGTGCCTGACTTGCTCGGGCTGAATGGACTCAGTTAAGCTGGACTCTGAAAGTGGAGTTATCGAGAATCTGCTCTTGACCTTCTGCCTTGACATTCCAAGCAGTGGTCTCAGTATGGTCAGCATAATGAATGGCGCACTCAGGGTATGCAACAGCACTGCAGGCTTATAAGAACTGAGACCTGAAGCGAAAGCCGTACCGACACTGATGCCATTCATGAGAACCAGCAGCAGTGCGAATCCGACTCCGGCACAAAGTCTGAATCCGAAACATATCATCAGCGAATATGATAGACCTTTCGCTGTCGGATCGTCATTGATTGTCCAAAGTACGACACCGAAGTAAAGGAATTCGAGAATCATCCACAAAATCGGCGATATATCAAACCCGACTCCAAAGTTCTTCGGATAGAAAATGAGCGGCAATACGATCACGATTAGAAAGAGCAACACGGTGTGCCGTGTTTCCTGAGCTTGTAACTGCATTTTATCCTCTATCAATCCCTTCTGAGTGAATCTGATATCCTAAGAAGCTTCTGTTTCAGGGAGCCTATATTCACTTCTGATTTGCACACCCCTACGAGGATCCTGGAGTCGATGACTGCCATGGCATACTTATATGTGCTGGTTTCCACGAGAATCTGCTGCAGGGATCCGAACGAAACCGAATCGAGACTTGCAGTGACATATCTGACAATTTCCGCCATCTCCGCAGCGTTTTCGTCCAGGGCATAATCATCCGGCGCTATCGAGTTCTCGACAAGACCTTGCGAATTGACCAGGAACGCTGCACGCATATTGGGATATTTCGCCACTGTTTCCAGGGCGCGGTCGAAAGTCATCGGTTGGTCATCAATTCCATCATGCTGGACTTCCGGGCTTCTCTCAGCTCTGAGACTCTGGTTGTAGAACTCTTTGGTCGCGGCGAGTGCAGCCTTCTTATCGGCTCTGCCATCGTCGATCTCAGATTGGAGCGTACGGTAGTACTCATTTCGCGAATCCGTCGATTTCAATTTATCGAGTACAACCTGTGCTTTGGCGAAGAACCCACGCTTGATCAGTATTTCGACCTCCAGAAGATCAGTTGTGCGTGTCCGGCCCTCAAGCCGGATAGCCTCGGCCAGTTCTTTTTCGGCCCAGTCATACATCTTGCGATCGAAGCAAATCTTAGCCATCACCAGCCTTCCGCCACCGTAATCCGGATGCATCCTCAGGCCCCGATGGCAAGCCTTGAACGCGCCGTCAAGCTCACCTTTCTTCCGAAGAGCATCGGCGAGCGCAGCGAATATTTGGGACTGGGGATTTTCCTTGAGAATTCTATCGCATTTCTCAATCCGGTCGTCAATTTCCACTGTATTTAGCATTTTGTTCCCCGGTGAATGTCGCCTAAACGGCTCTTCAACTCAGAACCTTCCGTATCTTTGAGACTCCGATCATGATCGTTGCCAGACCGAGTAGTCGAATCACCATTGCCGTGTACTGCCCGACATTCGCCACATCGAGAATGTTGAGCAAGGACACAGCTTCAGCTATCAGAAGGATTATGAACGATACCGCAAGTATCTGCCAGGCCGCAGCCATCTCTCCGCCCCGAAGAGATGAGAATATCTTCAGTGCCACGAAAAAGCAAATTGCGGCAAGCAGAAGCATCAGGGCCACGAGAAGTCCCTCGGTGATACCACTGCCTCCGGGCTGAACTCCCGCATACGTTACGGCGGGGGTGAGCCACACGGAAACGCCGGCTATAACTGAAAAGAGCAGTCGGTTCATCGCTAACCTCATGTCATAAAGATTTTCTTGCTGTCCTTAAGGACCTGAAAGATATTTTCCTCAAGTTCATACTTCGAACTCACACTGCGCCGCTCGGCAAGAGGGATTGATATCTCTTTCTTGATCTCCGATTCCAGGGAGCGAAGCACATTTGTTCCGAGCATCGATCCGACAAACGCGAGCTGCTCTCCAAGGATGTGGTTCAGACCCGATAGCAGTTTGTGGAGTCTCGCCTCCTTGGGGATCTTATTTGCGGTTCGTCGAAAATTCTCGAAATTCGTCTTGAAATCGGACGATCCGAGCCCGGTGAAATACGCCCAGACACCTTTGCGATATGCCGCAAACATATTGGTGATGCACGAATTATCGGGGCCGAGCTTACGTTCCAGCTTTCGGCGAATCGAGTCGAAACAGGCTGTATACAGGCGCAGAACCAGCCACCACAGTTGCTCTTCCTCATCCGTGTCCTCTTTTTCCGCGGCGGCTTTGACGCCTGAGACTATAACAAGATTCGAGAGTATGAGTTTGTACATTCCTCGATATGTTGCGAACTCCCCTATCGGGGAAGCCGCGACTATATCAGGAAGTGATCGCTCGCCATTGATAAGCCACAGGATCTGGAATTCTTCCGGCGAAAGGACTATTTCATCAGACTTAGCATTGGGACTGAGAACCACTTTGAGCAACTGATTCTCCTTCGGAAGGGATCTCTGAATTTCAAGCCACTCATCGATTCGACGAGTTCCTTCCATGATGAGGCTCACAGTCTGCAGTTCGACAAGAATGTCCTTCACAGTGGGAAGCTTCCCCTCGCTGAAGATGAACTCGCCTGACTCCCAGGAGAAGAGATTATAGACGATCTCTTCAACTTGGAGCTTGAGGCAGTCTGTAATTTCCTCGCGCGAGAAGAGTCCCATATCTACAAGAACCTGGCCAAGTCGCTTCCCGGTATTCTTGTGCATATGCAGCGCGCGATCGAGATCGGCCTTGACTATTCGTCCCCGTCTCAACAGAAGTCCGCCGAGATAATCTTCCTCTGCTCCTCTGGAGGTCGCATAGATGATGTTCCCAGCTTTGAAGCAGACTTCCTTCTGCGTAGCGCCCTTAGTAATTGATAGAATACCGGTCTTCTTTCCGGTTGAAAGGAGCTGCAGAATATCCGGAAACGCTACCGTTTTCAGATTGCCGGTAAAGCTCATATATTATCCAGGCCGAGGTTACTCTACCACGTATTGTTTCTCTATCATTATCGGGCAGCAGGATGAATTACTTTACTGCGCGGGAGCAAAACTGCTTTATATGAAGCGGGTTTACAGCGAAAAAGTGGGAGATTCCCCATCATGGTTTCAGTTGCTGTTGTCAGTCAACGGTGATGGCGGTTTTGACCTCAATCTTGGCACTTCTGATATCGAATTGAACAGCACCAGACCGAGAAACATCAAACACAGCGATGCCGAATTCACCAATCTCCTTGTCCAGAAAATCAAGATCAGCGTGATTCTCATCCATTGGACGATTGAAGACAATCAACCTCTTTGGAGCCAGCAGTTTAAGTTTGTCGATGAATCTCAAAGCATCTGTTCCCGGATACGGCAACGCCAGGATTTCGAGGTTCCTCACATCATTTGTATCTAGCAGATCGAGATGAGCCCATCGAGAGAGCCAGATCATGAGCTTACCATCAAGTAGCACTTCCATTATCTCAATACCCTGAGATGACTTAGCCATTTCCACACGGTAAATTGAACCAACTCGGACAAAACCTGTATCAGGAGGAAGCAGGTCTGCCGCTTCCACGCCAACCGCCTCGGAAATCTCAGAGTCCGATGGAGCGCACTGCTCCCATATATCGGCGCTGCCAACGCCTTCACCGATCAGATATGGCAGAATGATCTGATTGACCTGGTCGAAACCCTCTCCTGAGTCAGCGTTTGTCGCGATCAGATCGAAATCAGGCGGAATGTGAACATGCAGCCCGGACCGCTGCCCCAGATCCAGAAACGTGACGGTCGGCCCACTTCTCCAGTCAGCAACCACACTTCTCCAGGACGCAATGCTCCCCCAGGCGAGCAGAATTGCCAGAAGATACCTGACATTCCGTCTCGATCTCATGACCGAGAAAAGAGCGAACAGGGTGCAGTAATAGAAGATGATAGTCGAGAGATCAGGTGGAGAGAGTGACAATTTCACCAATGGAAGTGATGCAAAGAAGTCGACAGCCCTGATCGACATATGCAGGAAGAATTGCGTTCCGACGGCAATGACATCCGATAGAAACGGGATCGGTGCGAGGATTACGAGCAGCAACGACAGCACTACTGCAATTGACGAAATGGGAATCACGACCAGATTCGACAGAAAAGATATCAATGGGATCCTGCCGAAATAATAGGCAAGGATTGGGGCAACCATCAGTTGGACGACCACTGACGAGAGCACGATCATCAGCCCGTAATCCAGAACCCATCTCTTCCACCGCGATCGCCAGCGGTGTCGCGGCAACATATGCTTCAGGAAGTACACAAGACTGAACGCTGCCACAAACGATAGCTGAAAGCCGATGTCGAACAGCATCAGAGGATCGTACAGCAGTATTAGCAGCGCTGCCACTGCCACTATATTCACCAGACTTCCCTTGCGATAGACGATTCTGCCGACCAGGACCAAGCCGATCATTAGTGATGCTCTTATCACAGAGGGCTGGTTGAATGAAAGCTGACAAAAGATCACGATGACCACCAGCGACAGTGCAAACAGAAGCCGTCTCGGCAATCCCGCGAGCCTGAAAAGCAGCATGACCGTGCCGGTCACAAGGGCAACATTTGAGCCGGAGACCGCGAGAAGGTGCAGTGTGCCGGTGTCCTTGAAACGCTCATAAATCTGCCGTGGAATGAACCTCGTCTCTCCTATCAGAAATCCGGCAATAAGATACCTTTCTGAGCCTAGAATTTGTTTCCCAAACAGGTCGAGAATATAGCCACGCAATGGAATTACGACTTTCGACAGCATCGGGCTTCCAGTTCCATGCTCAAGTACCTTGATCCTCTGCCAATGATTCGGATGGATACAAGAGGCAATCTTTTTCAGCATAAGATACCGCTTGTAGTCAAAACCGTGGAAGTTTCGCCGCTCAACTGGAGGGCGGGGGACACCTTCAACAGATATTCTATCCGCATAATTGAAGCGATCATCGAATCGATCGATTTTTACAAGAAGTAGTCCTGATGTCTCCAGTGTCCCGCTCTTGAGACGGATACTGTCGCATCTGACTGTCAAATACGTTCGGTCAGGCCTGAGATCCGGTTCGTTAGCCAGCACCCCGTAGACAGTGGATTCCTGTCTGACGTGGTTGAAATGTGAGATATGATTGGCCGGCATGTTCGATGCAAGCAAGTTATATCTGAAGATGCCCAGAGTCACAATGCAGCATGCTGCCGCGACACGCCATGCGATGTCCCAATTCTTGATAAGAGATACGAGCGTCACACAGAAACATCCCACCAGGACGCAGAAAGTCAGGAAATCTGGTGGATGCACTTCCCTGCCGATCAGCACGCCTACTATCAGCAATGTACATGCAACGAGCCCCGGATACTTTTTCATTTACGTTTCCCGAATAGCTCCTTCAGAGAATCGAGTTCGATAATTCGCATAAGTCTCGTGATCCCGAAATAGATTAGGCCTGCCCCGACAAGCATCACCGCAGAGTAAGCCAACCATTCCAACTTTGCGCCGTCGTGAATGTCACAAGGGTAGAATCTCTGCCCAATGATAAGAACAAGAGCTATCAGAGTGGCAGATGCGGCAATCTTGATGAAGCCGATCAACTCTCCCCTGACCGAGAGAATCGGCAATCGCCTTGACAGGAACAGAAGCAGCAGTGCGAAGTTGAGCCAGCCTGAGCACGCCACGGCGAGACTCAGCCCTTTGAAATCGAGATACCCTTTGAAAACAAAACAGAGGATTATATTCACCAATACACTTATCACGGATACTGCTACGGGGATACGAGTCTCTTTCATCGCATAGAACATAGGGACGGTGATACGAACAGAAGAGTACGCCACCAGCCCGATGGCGTAATATGCCAGCGCCGATGCAGTCTCCACAGTGTCGGCTGCAGCAAATTGACTATGCTGGTAC is part of the Candidatus Zixiibacteriota bacterium genome and encodes:
- a CDS encoding roadblock/LC7 domain-containing protein; translation: MYDVLEDINRTSGVTGSMVVGHDGIVIAADLDARFQDETVGAIAASITANVNKSLERLSDEELSQITIEAANGKLFMSSNETGILVVTADPEVNIGLIRLEMKHAMSRIKTV
- a CDS encoding DUF4388 domain-containing protein, coding for MSFTGNLKTVAFPDILQLLSTGKKTGILSITKGATQKEVCFKAGNIIYATSRGAEEDYLGGLLLRRGRIVKADLDRALHMHKNTGKRLGQVLVDMGLFSREEITDCLKLQVEEIVYNLFSWESGEFIFSEGKLPTVKDILVELQTVSLIMEGTRRIDEWLEIQRSLPKENQLLKVVLSPNAKSDEIVLSPEEFQILWLINGERSLPDIVAASPIGEFATYRGMYKLILSNLVIVSGVKAAAEKEDTDEEEQLWWLVLRLYTACFDSIRRKLERKLGPDNSCITNMFAAYRKGVWAYFTGLGSSDFKTNFENFRRTANKIPKEARLHKLLSGLNHILGEQLAFVGSMLGTNVLRSLESEIKKEISIPLAERRSVSSKYELEENIFQVLKDSKKIFMT
- a CDS encoding ComEC family competence protein, translating into MKKYPGLVACTLLIVGVLIGREVHPPDFLTFCVLVGCFCVTLVSLIKNWDIAWRVAAACCIVTLGIFRYNLLASNMPANHISHFNHVRQESTVYGVLANEPDLRPDRTYLTVRCDSIRLKSGTLETSGLLLVKIDRFDDRFNYADRISVEGVPRPPVERRNFHGFDYKRYLMLKKIASCIHPNHWQRIKVLEHGTGSPMLSKVVIPLRGYILDLFGKQILGSERYLIAGFLIGETRFIPRQIYERFKDTGTLHLLAVSGSNVALVTGTVMLLFRLAGLPRRLLFALSLVVIVIFCQLSFNQPSVIRASLMIGLVLVGRIVYRKGSLVNIVAVAALLILLYDPLMLFDIGFQLSFVAAFSLVYFLKHMLPRHRWRSRWKRWVLDYGLMIVLSSVVVQLMVAPILAYYFGRIPLISFLSNLVVIPISSIAVVLSLLLVILAPIPFLSDVIAVGTQFFLHMSIRAVDFFASLPLVKLSLSPPDLSTIIFYYCTLFALFSVMRSRRNVRYLLAILLAWGSIASWRSVVADWRSGPTVTFLDLGQRSGLHVHIPPDFDLIATNADSGEGFDQVNQIILPYLIGEGVGSADIWEQCAPSDSEISEAVGVEAADLLPPDTGFVRVGSIYRVEMAKSSQGIEIMEVLLDGKLMIWLSRWAHLDLLDTNDVRNLEILALPYPGTDALRFIDKLKLLAPKRLIVFNRPMDENHADLDFLDKEIGEFGIAVFDVSRSGAVQFDIRSAKIEVKTAITVD